A genomic stretch from Coffea arabica cultivar ET-39 chromosome 10c, Coffea Arabica ET-39 HiFi, whole genome shotgun sequence includes:
- the LOC140015803 gene encoding putative wall-associated receptor kinase-like 16: MVQGTIGYLDPEYLQTSQLTEKSDVYSFEVVLVELLTGEKVLCFDRSARERSLAILDDNIDTERNAKPLKEVAMLAKRCLNVKGEDRPTMKEVALELEEMSLSTRHSRVLLNSKPKL; the protein is encoded by the exons ATGGTGCAAGGAACAATTGGCTACTTAGACCCTGAGTACCTGCAGACTAGTCAATTAACTGAGAAGAGTGATGTCTATAGCTTTGAGGTTGTTCTTGTGGAGCTATTGACAGGAGAGAAGGTATTGTGCTTTGATAGATCTGCAAGAGAGAGAAGTCTGGCAA TTCTGGATGATAATATCGACACTGAAAGAAATGCTAAGCCACTGAAAGAAGTTGCTATGCTAGCTAAAAGGTGCTTAAATGTCAAGGGGGAAGATAGGCCAACCATGAAAGAAGTAGCATTGGAATTAGAAGAAATGAGTCTATCAACGAGGCATTCGAGGGTTCTGTTGAATTCAAAGCCTAAATTGTAG